Proteins encoded within one genomic window of Hahella chejuensis KCTC 2396:
- a CDS encoding VWA domain-containing protein: MKAEQQLRWRLILGETDSEHLNPSMTPQQRQQDQLLEYLYGQEYRRDNRNIRGGTLDESSLTIPEWINGIHELFPKETIERLEKDALERYQIQEMVTNPELLKRAQPSLTLLKAILHTKHLMNQEVLALARAMAKRVISELLEKLARPMRHPFLGRIHRLKRSHLKIAKNFDARETIRRNLKHYDRERGRLVIETPYFHSRIRRQSDKWRLIILVDQSGSMMDSVIYSAVTASIFWGIQALDTHLVVFDTNIVDLTDHCQDPVETLMKVQMGGGTDIGHAMQYGASLVSQPTKTLLVLISDFCEGGDPRRLLSVTQDLVESGVQVLGLAALDERANPVYDQRIAQQMANIGAKVGCMTPGELANWVSEVIE; this comes from the coding sequence ATGAAGGCTGAGCAGCAATTAAGATGGCGCCTGATACTGGGCGAAACCGACAGCGAACACCTGAATCCCTCCATGACGCCGCAGCAGCGCCAACAGGATCAGCTGCTGGAATACCTTTACGGGCAGGAATATCGCCGGGACAATCGCAATATCCGCGGCGGAACGCTGGACGAATCGTCACTCACCATTCCCGAGTGGATCAACGGCATTCATGAACTGTTCCCCAAGGAAACGATAGAGCGTCTGGAGAAGGACGCGCTGGAGCGCTACCAGATTCAGGAGATGGTGACGAACCCTGAGCTGCTGAAGCGGGCGCAGCCGAGTCTGACCCTGCTGAAAGCCATTCTGCACACCAAACATTTGATGAACCAGGAAGTGCTCGCCCTGGCGCGAGCCATGGCGAAACGGGTGATCTCTGAACTGCTGGAAAAGCTGGCCCGCCCGATGCGCCATCCGTTTCTGGGACGCATTCATCGCTTAAAGCGCAGCCATCTCAAGATCGCGAAGAACTTTGACGCCAGAGAGACCATTCGCCGCAACCTGAAACACTACGACCGCGAGCGCGGCAGACTGGTCATCGAAACGCCCTATTTCCATTCCCGCATTCGGCGGCAAAGTGATAAATGGCGGCTCATCATCCTGGTGGATCAATCCGGCAGCATGATGGACAGCGTCATCTACTCCGCAGTGACCGCGTCCATTTTCTGGGGAATACAGGCGCTGGACACTCATCTGGTGGTGTTCGACACCAATATTGTGGATCTCACCGATCATTGTCAGGACCCGGTGGAGACGCTGATGAAAGTTCAGATGGGCGGCGGCACCGACATCGGCCACGCCATGCAATATGGCGCCTCGCTGGTTTCTCAGCCGACCAAGACCCTTCTTGTGCTGATTTCTGACTTTTGTGAAGGCGGCGACCCTCGCCGCCTGTTGAGCGTCACCCAGGATCTGGTGGAAAGCGGGGTGCAGGTGCTGGGACTGGCGGCGCTTGATGAGCGCGCCAATCCGGTTTATGACCAGCGCATTGCGCAACAGATGGCGAATATCGGCGCGAAAGTGGGCTGCATGACCCCGGGCGAGCTGGCCAACTGGGTGTCCGAGGTCATCGAGTGA